A single window of Gymnogyps californianus isolate 813 chromosome 16, ASM1813914v2, whole genome shotgun sequence DNA harbors:
- the MYO1H gene encoding unconventional myosin-Ih, which produces MEGMGKEEVEGNTDANMEGALIARDRVGVQDFVLLDSHTSETAFLNNLRKRYQENLIYTYIGTLLVSVNPYKELDIYTVTQMQLYRGVNFFELPPHLYAIADNAYRVMCSEYNNHFILISGESGAGKTEASKKILQYYAVTCPTTEQLQIVRDRLLLSNPVLEAFGNAKTLRNDNSSRFGKYMDIQFDFKGAPVGGHILSYLIEKSRVVHQNHGERNFHIFYQLLEGGDKDLLCWLGLERNPQKYAYLIQGRCAKVFSINDKNDWKIVRKAFSIIDFTEKDIEHLFGIVASVLHLGNIQFEEDSNGHAIIRDGTQIKWISKLLGVHLSILQEALTHRKIEARSEEVLSPLNVDLAFCARDAVAKAIYGRTFTWLVNKINGSLANKDSTRKTVIGLLDIYGFEVLDTNSFEQFCINYCNEKLQQLLIEMTLKAEQEEYELEGIEWEPIPYFNNKIICDLVEQKHKGIISILDEECLRPGEATDLSFLEKLEEKVGDHAHFVTRKLADQKTRKSIDWVDFRLLHYAGEVTYCAVGFLEKNNDLLYRNLKEVLCNSKNGIIRDCFLLSELDNRRRPETVATQFKNSLTSLIEILMSKEPSYVRCIKPNENKEPGKFDDYLIRHQVKYLGLMEHLRVRRAGFAYRRKYELFLQRYKSLCPATWPHWHGPAAEGVERLIKHIGYKPEEYKLGRTKIFIRFPKTLFATEDAFEFRKNLLVSRLQAKYKGCLGKREYKKKREAAIKLEACWRGVLARKEAKKRTWAVQIIRKFINGFINRKKPLCPENIEFVQLVQYNYLTKLRDHVPKNVLDKSWLQPPSILEETSEMLQKICVRNLVRRYCRGVTAEREVQLQQKVVASAVFRGKKEGYLQSINQPFVDTRLKENDINPKVLQLIHGEKIKYVTPVIKYDRNGFKARDRLLVLTQSSAYVVEMAKIKQKIDYATLKGISTSNLSDGIVVIHVPEDNKQKGDVILQCEHIFETVTKLCMLANKQNLVKVVQGSLQFRIGSGKEGTMVFTVGQEPQVFKAKNGQLTVVSAQAKS; this is translated from the exons AAGGAAGAAGTGGAAGGTAACACTGATGCAAACATGGAAGGGGCTCTGATAGCCCGGGACAGAGTCGGGGTGCAGGACTTTGTACTTCTGGACTCCCACACCAGTGAGACTGCTTTCCTGAACAACCTTCGCAAGCGATACCAAGAGAACCTCATCTAT ACGTATATTGGTACTCTTCTTGTATCTGTCAACCCTTACAAAGAGCTGGATATCTACACCGTGACACAGATGCAGCTTTATCGAGGGGTAAACTTTTTTGAACTGCCACCACATCT ATATGCCATAGCTGACAATGCCTACCGGGTGATGTGCAGTGAGTACAACAACCATTTCATCCTCATCTCTGGGGAGAGCGGAGCTGGGAAGACAGAAGCATCCAAGAAGATCTTGCAGTATTACGCAGTAACCTGTCCAACTACGGAGCAGCTGCAGATCGTCCGTGATCGTCTGCTACTTTCCAACCCTGTTCTGGAG GcttttggaaatgcaaaaaCTCTGCGTAATGACAACTCGAGTAGATTTGGGAAATACATGGATATCCAATTTGATTTTAAG GGAGCTCCGGTGGGAGGGCACATCCTCAGTTACCTAATCGAGAAATCCAGAGTTGTCCATCAAAACCACGGAGAAAGGAATTTCCATATCTTCTACCAGTTACTGGAGGGTGGAGACAAGGATCTTCTTTGCTGGCTTGGGCTGGAGCGCAACCCCCAGAAGTATGCGTATCTCATCCAG GGTCGATGTGCCAAAGTGTTTTCTATTAATGACAAGAATGACTGGAAAATAGTCCGCAAAGCTTTTTCTATCATTGACTTTACTGAAAAAGATATAGAG CATCTCTTTGGAATTGTTGCTAGTGTGCTGCACCTTGGGAACATTCAGTTTGAAGAAGATAGCAACGGACATGCCATCATTCGCGATGGCACGCAGATCAAGTGGATTTCAAAG ctattGGGTGTGCACTTGTCCATTCTGCAGGAAGCTCTCACTCATCGGAAGATCGAAGCCAGATCCGAAGAG gtcCTAAGCCCATTGAACGTGGATCTGGCATTCTGTGCTCGGGATGCGGTAGCAAAGGCGATTTACGGACGAACTTTCACTTGGCTAGTCAACAAAATTAACGGCTCTCTGGCCAACAAG GATTCAACTCGGAAAACAGTTATCGGCCTGCTGGATATCTATGGTTTTGAAGTGCTGGACACAAACAG CTTTGAGCAGTTCTGCATTAATTACTGCAATGAGAAGCTCCAGCAGCTCTTGATTGAGATGACCttgaaagcagagcaggaggaataTGAACTGGAAGGAATAGAG TGGGAACCAATTCCATATTTTAATAACAAGATTATCTGCGACCTGGTTGAGCAGAAGCATAAAGGAATAATCTCCATTCTG GATGAAGAATGCTTACGACCTGGTGAAGCGACTGATTTGAGCTTCTTGgaaaagctggaagagaaagTAGGAGATCATGCCCACTTCGTGAC ccgCAAGCTTGCAGACCAGAAAACACGGAAATCCATTGACTGGGTGGATTTCCGCCTCCTTCACTACGCAGGAGAAGTCACTTACTGCGCTGTTG gatttctGGAGAAGAATAATGATCTCCTGTACAGAAACCTGAAAGAG GTGCTGTGCAACTCTAAAAATGGCATCATTAGAGACTGCTTTCTACTGTCAGAGCTCGACAACAGGAGGAGACCAGAGACT GTTGCAACTCAGTTCAAAAACAGTCTGACGAGCCTTATAGAAATCCTGATGTCCAAGGAGCCTTCTTATGTCCGATGTATTAAACCGAATGAGAACAAAGAGCCTG GGAAGTTTGACGATTATCTGATCCGACATCAGGTGAAATACCTGGGCCTGATGGAGCACTTGCGGGTGAGACGAGCTGGCTTCGCATATCGGCGGAAGTATGAACTCTTCTTGCAAAG GTATAAATCCCTCTGTCCAGCTACCTGGCCACATTGGCATGGGCCAGCAGCTGAGGGTGTGGAGAGGCTCATCAAGCACATTGGTTACAAGCCTGAGGAATACAAATTAGGAAg AACCAAAATATTCATTCGGTTCCCAAAGACTCTGTTTGCTACTGAAGATGCATTTGAATTCAGAAAGAACCTGTTGG tttcaAGACTACAGGCCAAATATAAAGGATGCCTTGGAAAGAGAGAGTacaagaagaagagagaagcag CTATCAAGCTGGAGGCTTGTTGGCGAGGAGTGCTGGCACGGAAGGAGGCCAAGAAGAGGACGTGGGCGGTTCAGATAATCAGGAA GTTCATAAATGGCTTCATCAATCGGAAGAAACCCCTTTGCCCGGAGAACATTGAGTTTGTCCAGCTTGTGCAGTACAACTACTTGACAAAGCTCAGAGACCACGTTCCAAAAAACGTCTTGGACAAGAGCTGGCTCCAACCCCCTTCCATCCTGGAAGAG acaTCTGAGATGCTACAGAAAATCTGCGTTAGGAACCTAGTAAGGAGATACTGCCGAGGCGTTACTGCTGAGAGGGAAGTGCAG TTACAGCAAAAAGTGGTAGCAAGTGCCGTTttcagagggaagaaggagggctACCTGCAGAGCATAAACCAGCCTTTCGTGGACACCCGACTAA AAGAGAATGATATAAACCCCAAAGTACTGCAGCTCATCCATGGTGAGAAGATCAAG TATGTGACCCCCGTGATAAAATATGACAGGAACGGGTTCAAAGCACGAGACCGGCTACTTGTTCTGACCCAGTCCTCGGCGTATGTGGTGGAAATGGCCAAGATCAAGCAGAAAATAGACTATGCTACTCTGAAAG GTATTTCCACCAGTAACCTGAGCGATGGGATTGTAGTCATTCATGTGCCTGAGGACAACAAACAGAAG gGAGATGTGATACTTCAGTGCGAGCATATCTTTGAGACGGTTACTAAACTCTGCATGCTGGCCAATAAGCAAAACCTTGTTAAAGTTGTGCAGGGAAG TCTTCAGTTTCGCATTGGCTCTGGGAAGGAAGGGACGATGGTGTTTACCGTTGGGCAGGAGCCTCAGGTCTTCAAAGCCAAAAATGGACAACTAACAGTG GTGTCAGCCCAGGCAAAGTCTTGA
- the KCTD10 gene encoding BTB/POZ domain-containing adapter for CUL3-mediated RhoA degradation protein 3 — protein MSGESVVSSAVPAAATRTTSFKGTSPSSKYVKLNIGGALYYTTMQTLTKQDTMLKAMFSGRMEVLTDSEGWILIDRCGKHFGTILNYLRDGAVPLPESRREIEELLAEAKYYLVQGLVDECQAALQQNKDAYEPFCKVPVITSSKEEQKLIATSNKPAVKLLYNRSNNKYSYTSNSDDNMLKNIELFDKLSLRFNGRVLFIKDVIGDEICCWSFYGQGRKIAEVCCTSIVYATEKKQTKVEFPEARIYEETLNILLYESQDGRGPDNALLEATGGAAGRSHHLDEDEERERIERVRRIHIKRPDDRAHLHQ, from the exons ATGTCGGGAGAAAGTGTGGTGAGCTCAGCAGTGCCGGCGGCTGCGACTCGCACGACTTCCTTCAAAGGGACGAGTCCGAGCTCCAAGTATGTCAAGCTGAACATTGGCGGTGCCCTCTACTACACCACCATGCAGACCCTGACCAAGCAGGACACCATGCTCAAGGCCATGTTCAGTGGCCGAATGGAAGTCCTCACGGACAGCGAAG GCTGGATCCTGATCGACCgctgtggaaaacattttgggACAATACTGAACTACCTGCGCGACGGGGCTGTGCCGCTCCCTGAGAGCCGCAGGGAGATAGAAGAGTTGTTGGCTGAAGCAAAGTACTACCTGGTCCAGGGGCTGGTGGACGAGTGCCAAGCAGCCTTGCAG CAGAACAAAGATGCATATGAACCGTTCTGCAAGGTACCGGTCATCACGTcttccaaagaagagcaaaaactTATAGCCACTTCTAACAAG cCAGCAGTGAAGTTGCTATATAACAGAAGCAACAACAAATACTCCTACACCAG CAACTCTGACGACAACATGCTGAAGAACATTGAGCTATTCGATAAGCTGTCCTTGAGGTTTAATGGGAGAGTGCTCTTTATAAAAGACGTGATTGGAGATGAGATCTGCTGCTGGTCTTTTTACGGGCAGGGGCGGAAGATTGCCGAAGTCTGTTGCACTTCCATTGTTTACGCTactgagaaaaaacagacaaag GTGGAGTTCCCAGAAGCCCGCATTTACGAGGAGACGCTGAACATTCTGCTCTACGAGTCCCAGGACGGGAGGGGACCTGACAACGCACTCTTGGAAGCCACAGGAGGGGCAGCTGGCCGCTCCCATCACTTAGATGAAGACGAGGAGCGAGAGCGCATTGAACGCGTGCGAAGAATTCATATTAAACGTCCGGATGACAGGGCCCATCTGCATCAGTGA